Genomic segment of Candoia aspera isolate rCanAsp1 chromosome 2, rCanAsp1.hap2, whole genome shotgun sequence:
aagtgtgatggcaaaaagtttaggaacccgtGCTTTAGATGAAATCTGACTACAGTTGAGGGCAGGGACCTTCACCCTTCTTTGGGCCCATGTGCTCATTTTGAAACTTAAAAGCATGTTTGGGGGACTTTCACTAGATCACTGCTGCGATGAGCATGGCTGGTCACAAAAACCCATCTATCAGAAGGCAGTCTGGGGAGGCTGCTTCTGTAAGTGCTCTTCACCACCTTAGCTTATCTAGTGGGGACACTTCCAAAGACATCCCTGGGCTGAAGTccccaccattaaaaaaaaagtctaaataaaataaaaacaaatgggaCACACAACTTGATGGCACCAAGGGAGGTGCTCCAATCTGACAGATTCAGGTACAGAATCAGATTCAGAATCAGATTCAGGTACTTAACATGACATAGATACTCAAGAAATTCCATTCTGCTGTATAAAACATATAGAGAATATACAGTAGCCTCTTCAGAGAAGTGATTGCCCTCTGACAAAATGAAGCTGCCGCCTCTCTTACATTTAAACTTGGTGCcgtttcctccttttttccccggGCTTAATGGAAACCCTACTTTGCACCTTCGACACTTGAAGCTTCAGCCCTGATTATCAGCAGATTTGGGATTCCTGCCTTGGGTAATATCTTCATATTGGGTGTGGGTTTGCCAGTTTGGGGATCTAGGGTTGACCAACTCTCCCCTCAAGACATTTAACTAATATTATTTTAAGTGGGCGGGGGGGCTTGCTTTAAGGTTTTTAGTTTGATGAGTAACTCTAAGTTTGCTTTGAATTTTTGCTTTGAGTCAGATTTTTGTGCACCACACAGTCCACCTCTTCTCACTCCATGTCTCCATGCAagagagcaaataaataaataaacagacccAAACCATTGCATTCCATCCAGGCAATTAAAAACGAAAACAGATGAAGCTGCAAGTGAAACTGCCCTGCAAATAAGCCACTTGAAGTGTTTTGGTGGTGGATAATTATACATTGAGGAAGCAGATTAATTAAAGCTAGAcacaagagagggagagagaagcttgcaagccaagcattttttttaattccttgctATTTCCCATATGAGAAGAATTTTTGCTCGGGAGCAGAGGTTGCACTAAAGAAGTCGTTTCTAGCTGCTAGGCAAACCAAACCCAGATTGTTTCATGTAAATTTTTTTGCACCCCATGCACCTCTTGAGCCATATAAAAGAGAGAAGCCGTGACTGTGAATCGAAGGGATTCTCTTGCCTTAACTCTTTTGCTTTTGCCTTATTCCACTGCTTCGCTAATACAGCTTGCTcaactctttttaaaaaccccACAGCCCGAAACGCCAAGCCTAACCATGAACATATCTGTTGGGCCGCGATGCTTAGGTGGACCAAGGCAATTTTCCTCTGCTTCTATGGTGGGTGGCCGAAGCACTGCTCCTTCCTGCCAGCCATTTGGAAGACACTGCGGGGCAGCTGGTTACTCCAGCATGAGCCTGAATAACTATGGTGGTAGAAGCCAAAGAATAGCTTACAGTCAAGGCTTTGGAGGACAGCTCTATGGGGGTGTTGGTGGACAATGCATGGGGATGGGCGGCCAAGCCATGGGGATGGGCGGCCAAGCCATGGGGATGGCTGGGCAAGCCATGGGGATGGGAGGATTTGGTTATGGGGGAGGGTTCGGCGGAGGTTACGGAGGGCCTGAGTGCCAGGGTGGATTTGGAGCATACGGGAGAATGGGCAGCATGAGCAGCAACAGAAGCGAAGGGATCCGGCGGGTCTCTATCGACGAGCGCCTCTTGAAGCCGCTTTCTCTCGGAGTCGATCCTGAGGAGCAAAAAGCGCGGACCCATGAGAAAGAAGAGATGAAAACCTTGAACAACCAGTTTGCCTGCTTCATTGATAAGGTAGGAGTTTGCccatccttctcttttttcccaacTCTCAATTTTGAATGTGTAAGAATGATTTGGGACAATCAATCTGTCCTCTTTTCTTCCTGTCTTGTTACACAGCTCCCTAATTCTGGAACAAGCATGTAACTACCTccttcttttcatttaaaatccCATGCTGGAAACTAATTCTAAGAAATCTTTCCTGAACGATGACGTTTAGTGAACATGGACTCACATGCATGTTGGTGTGTGTCAAGAGAGACAGGGGAGATGGTTAGAATTCAGACTGCCAGCTCTGCTGTCTCAGTTAGTTTGATAAGAACCCTAAGACAGAGGTCAGTATTATGCCTCCACCCTGCAGGAGGGTGGGGAGAAGTCTTTTTCTAAGGGGAAACCTTTGAACCAGGGATTTCGTGGCTGAGATTTCTTTCATTAAACAGCAGTAGCTTCTGCTCCTTCCATATCTGCCTTGCTGTTCAGCCCCACTGCAAATGTATTCTATTCTACTCCTCTTATTTTATAGTCCATCATATGTCAATCAAAACTACTTGGCTTTAGTAACCCTAACCTCATTCCAACTTGAATTAACATTATGATGAAGACTTATTTTCACAAGTGGTAGCATTATTTAACCTTGTATTTTATGAATGGaaaatcctatttttaaaaaactgagatgAAATTATAACAGAGACAAAAGGCATTATGATGATGATttgagttgctctctgagtgagatgggcagtgactaaatttgatgaatgaatgaatgaatgaatgaatgaatgaatgaatgattgattgattgattgattgccttgGGCTGGGCAGATAGGCAGAGAAGACATTCAtaaatgtaattgttttaataaGTTTTTACTTGGATCTGTACAGATCCCTTTACTGAGAATAAGACATCTGAATAGGAAGTGATGGTTGAAATCCTGATTCACTGTgactgaactgaaaattgaagggAGCGATAGAAATTAGAAActattttctcctttcccttttccaatTCATTGTTTGCAAAGTTTAAACATTTGCCCtccaatttaataataaattagagCCCCAGAATCAATTCATGATCAGTCCCTCCCTTATTCAATTCAAATGAGGGCCCATCAGCAGCTATAAGGACATCTGAGTACATGAAGCCTTCTCATCATTGCAAAAGCTCACTTGCCAAAATGGGTTAGACTGTTTGGAGCTCAGTATTTTGGGCCTCCCTTTTATAAAAGTAGCTTCCTTTAAGTTGAGCTCATTTACTGGAGATTATATGGATATATCCTTTGCTTTGTTGTCCATTACATGAATATTATgtggggtgggaggagatgggcagggacaaattaaataaataaatgaataattggcAATGATACATATTGCCACATTCTTCCTCTAGAATGGATTTTCAGGTTTCTAGTCTAGCGGACAACTGTGATATTCACTAGAAGTCAACCATCCAAATACTATCCAGGTCTGATGCTGCTTAGCTTCCATCCTAGACAAGATCACCCAGCTTTTCTCATACCCCATACTCTTAAAATAAAAAGTCCCAgaaattgctttcttttcatttccatcttttgggggagatgggcggtaacaaaatttgaataaataaataatcaatcagaaCTGCAAttccttttagtttttctttgtgGGTCTATGCTGTGTGCTGTGCTTTGTGGGTTTATGCTTTGTTAATTCATCAGCAGCAGGGCTGCAAATTTTTACTACCCATTCTGCACATCAATTAAGTGACTAGAAAAGCTTCTTTGTAAATGGTTTCAACTTGTTATCAACCGCCTCAGATCTATGTCTAAACTGCATGAAGCTATTACTGTAAAAGCCATTTTTGTCCATGACAGGACAGCTGAATGACAGAAATGTGAACCATATCATTTTGATTTCAAATGGTAGACAAAGGTAtcacatttatttaaaactaCTTCACACATAAGGCTCCTGAAGTGTCAGTAGTGAATTATTGACTGTCAAAGTAGTATGCAAGAAAGTAAAAATACCTAAAATAGATAATTCAGGAATGCAAAAACTGtggtaattaaatatttaaatattttgtcaAACActcaagagagggagaaaaataatcAAGTTAAAGTCAACGCATGACAAATCAAGCTAATTAAGCACCAACTCTCACACAAGGAAGGCCGGGGCAAAGATTTGCCCCCAACACATCACAGTTGGGCCCTCCTGCACAAAGCACcaaccacagaaaaggcccaTTTTGGGGTAATCAGCAGGTGTGCCAACAGCCAGGCCTCCCCTGAGAACCACTGGGTTTGCACAATCAAGACAAAAGTTTACCAAAGCCCTTACATATTGGAGAGATATGGCTACATGCAAGATGAAGTGATTtgggaaatatttaaaacattggCCTGTGTCACCTCCAGTCTTTGAAGCAGAAGAGCTCACAGATCTACTAGTTCACGCCATCAGATTATTTTGGATGATTCAGCATTCTCCATTCTGGCTCCCCCCATACATCTTGGGCCTAGAATTCTTGGGGTTCCCAAGAATAGTCCTGTGGCTGGAAAGTCTGAGGACCTGTAATCCCAGCACATCTCCAAGGGACCAAGTTGGACATGGCTGGTGGAATGTATAGAATGTTTCAGAATCACCCAGAGGCTCAAGTGATTGAAGCAGATCATAGATcctgcagattgattgattgctagATTGATAGGGGAGTTTTGAGAAATGatccattcccccccaccccgctgaACTTTTTCCAAGCCAAGCAATCACCAGCACTAATTAGCTCCCTTCCCAAATGCTCCCCATCAGTCCCACCAGTACACCTTTCCCTCTGCTCATTTGTCATGCAGTAACAACAGCAGCAGGCCAAGCAAACAGGTGAAGTTGTTCTTTGATTGACAGATAGCTGGTACTCCAGGGCACAGAGCCTTAGGAATTGTGAGAAAATAGTTTGCCAAGCATTGTTATAATTGCAGAGAGCAACAAGTAGGTGTGGTTCTTTCCTGAATGTACTGTAGCAAACTTAAGCTATCGTTGCATATGTGAAATAGCCTTCagcttaaaataaacaaacaaaagactaAAACTGAGTTTGATTCATACCAATTTCAAATTGTTTCTCAGGGAGGATGCAGAATCTAGGCCACACATGATTTGTGCTTTTTCATTAGGCTATCAGATACCAAGGAAGGTGGAACTGTACTTTTAATAGTAATGTAGAAGCAAGTGACACATCCTGAAACCCCCTTGGCTATCTCACTATTAAAGATGCAGGAGTCCCTTGAGTCTTTGgcataaggccaccctcatctaATCTACTGTAAGAAATTGGTTTTGTTGGAAGACTTAATGAAGAGATTGTTTCTTTCAGGTTCGATCCCTGGAGCAGCAGAACAAGGTTCTGGCTACTAAGTGGGAACTCCTGAATCAGTGTGTTCAGCCCAGCAGGAAGAACCTGGAAGCTTACTATGAGAATTTCATTGCCTCGCTTAAGAAACAACTGGAATGTCTCCTAAGTGAGAGAGAAAAACTGGAACATGAACAGAAGAACATGCAGGAACTAGTTGAGGAATACAGGTCTAGGTGAGTAAACACATTTGGGAGACTGAAGCCTGGCAATATACTGAAAGCCCCTCCCCAGACAAGGATGGAATCTGATCAGCTGCATTCCAAGATAAGGTCTACTGGGATCTAGGCAGTATCTAAATATTTATCCCATCTgccattctccagatgtgttgggattgcaattcccagaagTCCAGCCAGtgaggctgagaattctgggagctgcaatccCAATACAACTCAGGGATGTCAGACTGAAGAAGGTCGATCTAAGCTGCATTGACATTACCACTGGGTTCATGATAGCTACAGGCCAGTAATTACAGTGTAAGAACAAGAAATGCTTCTTTCTTGGTGGTTCCAACTTATGGAATACCTTGCTTATCTGGGAATCATCAGACACCATTTTAAATGCTATGAGGACCCCTTTATTTCTCAGCTTTCTGACAAATATCTAGGGCTTTCCCTGAGTTTCAGATTGGTGCCTAGGTGGTTCAATATTTGGAGGGGTACATTAACTTTTGTGGTGTTTTGCTTATGTTTGGGATATGTAAGCCACCTGGGATGAGGCTGTTGCCCTTGAAGGCAACCTAGAGGCCTTTTAACTAAATGAATGAAAGGGCTGGCAGAATTACCTGATGAAAGCATGCCAGCAAGACCTGCCTTTGATTTAAATCCTTCTGATATTAAAAGCTAACTTTCCTTTCTCTCTAACACAGATATGAGGGAGAAGTTAATAGGCGCACAACAGCAGAGAATGAATTTGTGGTGCTCAaaaaggtaattttttaaaaaacaaccacaaaataCATGAAACTTTGCACATGGAGATTCTTAATCCAGCTAGACTTCTGTAGGTATGTTAATGATGGCAATAGGTCCATGTGCACAAAGGAAAGGTTTAAAAAGCTTGGATTTCTGGGATGGAGTAGACTCCAATACCTATTCTTAATCCTACCTCAAGTTTATATTCTCTATCTGCTCCATCTGGATGCTTGAACGGATCTAGAAGACTTTACAGTAGATGTTGCAACTGAAGAACATCTGCTTAACAATCAGCTCCATGGGACTCCATGGCGCTCACTTTCAGGGTACGAATAAAAGTTGTATATGATCCACCTTTGACTCAATTCAAGATGATATTCAAGGAataaggaaaattttaaaaacttattacATTACCATGATGAATATGCAAATTCCCCCTGCCCCATAAAAATACTATAGTAAAAAAATATAGTAATAGAGTAACTATTACTATACTGTAGTAATATAGTAAAAAATACTATATTATTTTGTACAaatcttccttctttaaaaacaCAATTTCTTATATAACTTCTTCTCTACCTAGGATGTTGACTGTGTCTTCCTCACTAAAGAAGAGCTGGAATCTAAAGTTGACGTTTTAGCGCAGGAGCTGGAAGTTCTGAGATGTATATTTGCAGAGGTGGGTATCTAGTTCTTATGAAACCTCTTGG
This window contains:
- the LOC134490601 gene encoding keratin, type II cytoskeletal 5-like is translated as MGMGGFGYGGGFGGGYGGPECQGGFGAYGRMGSMSSNRSEGIRRVSIDERLLKPLSLGVDPEEQKARTHEKEEMKTLNNQFACFIDKVRSLEQQNKVLATKWELLNQCVQPSRKNLEAYYENFIASLKKQLECLLSEREKLEHEQKNMQELVEEYRSRYEGEVNRRTTAENEFVVLKKDVDCVFLTKEELESKVDVLAQELEVLRCIFAEELTQLDSQICDTSVVLKMDNTRDLDMDLILKNIAEIQHNRGKFNEELKNNQHEIAELNRVVQRLQTDAANTKKQVTTLQSAICDSEQRGDIALKDARNKHVELQTAYQQSKDKLACLLRDYQELLNTKLALDIEIATYKALLEGEESR